A window of Rhodopirellula islandica genomic DNA:
TGTTCGGTTTCCACCCAGCAATTCTCGACGAAATTCGCCCACGCCGGCCAGCATTCGCTTGCCGGCATCTTTTTTTCGTCGATCTTTCTCATCATTCAGTTCTGATGTCATCTGATTCTCACGGCCACCTGGGACCCCCGCCGCTCATGGACCAAGCGATTGCGAAAGCCGACACTCTCATCGAAGCCATGGGGTGGATCCGTCGTTTTCGTGGCAAAACGATGGTCATCAAACTCGGTGGCAGTCTGCTAGAGGACCAAGAAGCACTCCATCATTTATTACTGGATGTGATCTTCATGGAAACCGTCGGACTGCGTCCGGTGGTGGTGCATGGTGGTGGCAAGGCAATCACAGCGGCAATGGCCAAAGCGGGGATCCAAGCCCAATTCATTCGCGGCCGTCGCGTCACCGACGAGGAATCGCTGAAGGTCGTCGAGCAAGTTCTCGCGGGAGAATTGAACGTCGAACTGACCGAGATGATGGAACATCTGGGTGGCCGCGCAGTCAACTTGTCGCCACGCACCACGTGCGTTTTGAAAGGCAAAAAACTGATCGATCCCGAGGGTGATGACCTGGGATACGTTGGGGAAGTGACTGAGGTCGACCGCGACGTGATCGAAAGCCTGGCTTACACCGATCAAGTCGCCGTGATCCCCTCGTTGTGCGAGGATGAGCAGGGCCAAATGTACAACGTCAACGCTGACACCGCCGCGATGGCTGTCGCTCAATCACTCGGTGCGGACAAACTGGTTTTCCTTTCCGACGTCAACGGTGTTCGTCGCGACCCCGAAGATCCCTCCACCATCATCCCCGCGTTGTCCGCCGATGAGGCTCGCCAGTTGATCACCGATGGCGTGATCAAATCCGGCATGATCCCAAAGGTCGAGGCCTGCTTGGAAACCTTGGGACGCGGCGTGCAAAAGGTTCACATCATTGACGGTCGCTTGCGCCATTCCTTGTTGCTAGAAATCTTCACCACGGACGGCGTGGGCACGGAGATTCACCAGTGAAGGCAACTGGCAGCGACGATTGCCCGCTTGGCGAAGGCTGGATCAATGCGATCGCGGGCCGCCTCTCACCCACCGGTGGAAACTCGTGTCGTGACGCGCTGCATCAATTCGCGGACCAACCGGAATGGCGCGGCGATGTTGCGTTGCGAACCAAGATCGCAGAGCAACTTCGAACGCTGACCCAACACGATGCCTCCACGATCGCGGACTGCATCAGCGCATCGACGAAAGACCAGGCCCTGGAGCATGCTCTCGCAACGGGGCGCCGTCACCATCAGTCGCTGCAAGCCTCCGACACCAATTCTGGTGACGTCGCCTTGCCACCCAAGTGCCTGTGCTTGGTCGGCAGCGATCATGGACGCAGCATCGTGGCCAGAATGGCAAGTGGCAAATCATCCCTGCGAGGTAGCGAGTGGCCCTTGTTGCCCGGATTCGTTCACGCTTCCACCGATCGCTTCGTTGACCGCATCGATTCGTCCACAGCCGTGGCCTTGGTGTCCCCGTGGGATTTCAACGGTGTCGGACAACCCTTGACTGCGGAATGGTGGGCGCAGTGCCGACAACGATGCGACGAGACCGGCACCTGCTTGATCATCGACCATGGCAACCTCCCCGCAGTCGGAAACGGACACCTCTTCGCACATGAGATGGTCGCAGGAATCTCGGCTGACGCTGTGATCCTTTCAGCCGGACTGACATTTGATCTGCCCGGTGGGTTGCTGGTGCTTGGCCAATCTCTCGCATCGCATGCACAGGGTTTGGTTCCCTCCAATGATCTGGTCGGACATTTGATCTCCTCCACCCTCGCGACGCTCATTCAAACCGACGCACTCACGACAGACACGGACGCTTTCGCAATCGCATTGGCAGAACGAATTGCGACCCGTGGTTGTGTTCGCGATCTGCACGTCAGTGGTCACACCGTGGTCCTGGAACTGGACGTTGACACGCAAGCTTGGCTCGAAAAAGCCAACGCGAAGAAACTGCACGCATCGATCTGCAGCGAACACTCCGTGCTGTTCCAGCCTCCTTTGTTGATGACAAACGAAGAACACACCAACCTGATCGACCGAATCGATGCCGTGCTGGCGGGGTTGGAACAAAATCAGCAACCGCCCCCCTCCTCCGATCAAGTGATTCCGGAGGAAGACGCTGGCCCGGAGGCAATGCCAAGCGACTCCCTTGCCGGTGCAGTCGCGACGGGGGCACTGGCAGACAGTGCACTCACAGATCCTGTGATCACCGACGAAACCCGGGAAGCAGCCCTCCCAAACGAAACAAAAGCGGATTCAGACAACGCGAACGAGGCGTTTGAAGAGGATGAATCCGAGGAAATGGTCGAGGAAGATCCTGTCGAGGAGGACGAAGAAGACGAGGACGAATTCGACGAGGAGTACGACGAAGAAGAACAGGTAGAGGAAGAGGAAGTCGACCAAGAAGAAGACGACGAACCAACCGAACAAGATGAAACTGAACTGGAAAGCAACGAACTGGACGAGTTCGAATCCAACGAGGAAACGGAGAAACATTGATGCGACACTTGCTCACCCTCTTTGATCTGACCCCGCAAGAGTTGCGTCAGATTTTAGCAACCGCTCAAACCCTCAAAGCCAAATTGAAGCAGGGCGAACGGCCCGCGATCTTGGAACGCTACACACTGGCGTTGCTGTTTGAAAAACCAAGTTTGCGGACCCGCGTCAGCTTTGAGACGGGCATGAATCACCTTGGGGGCAGCAGTCTGTTCCTAGGCGATGACGTCGGCTGGGGCAAACGCGAATCGCCATCCGACTTCACTCGAGTGCTCGGTCAATTCGTTGACGCAGTCGCGTGTCGCGCGAAGTCTCATGAACGTGTCGAGCAACTGGCGAAATACAACGCCGTTCCGGTCATCAACAGCCTCACTGATCTCTGCCATCCCTGCCAAGCGATTGCGGATGTGTTGACGCTGCAGGAAAGCTTCGGTGATGTCAAAGATCGCCACATGGTGTTTGTCGGTGACGGCAACAACGTCTCCCGTTCATTGGCCCTCGCCTGTGCGATGCTGGACATTCAGTTCACGCTTGCCCGCCCAGACGGCTACGAACTCGACCAACCTTGGCTCGATCGCATCACGGCCAAATACCCGCACGCGAAACTGAACCAGATCACGGACCCAATCGCTGCGGTCCAAAACGCCGACGCGATCTACACCGACGTTTGGACCAGCATGGGACAGGAGGCGGAGTCGATTGAACGACGTGCCGCCTTCAAAGAATTCCAAGTCAACGAGGCGTTGCTCGAAGCGGCTCCGAAAACCGCCCGCGTGCTGCATTGCTTGCCCGCCGTGCGAGGCGAGGAGATCACCGACGCGGTGATGGATGGTCCGCAGAGCGACGTGATCGAACAGGCGGGCAATCGGATGCACGCCCAAAAGGCGTTGATGATTCAACTTCTGCGTCCCGAGTGGATCGCAGAAAACATTCGCGTTTGATGCCGAACCCACTCGCTCAACACGAGCGAGCGTGGTCCATCCAACGTCAACGAATCAGCGCTGTGCGAATTGCAATTCGGCCGACACGAAGGGGTTGGTTTGAACCTTCCCGGGAGTGAAGTCGGCCGAATTCGAAACCAACGTGGTGGCGGACTCGGAATCGGTTTCCACGTCGCTCGACTTGCTGCTTTTCACTTTGGACTTCGTGACCAAGTGCGAGGTCGACTCACCGGCCTTGCAGACATAAGGATTCGAAACCGGTCCGACGTAGCCGCGACGTTGATTCATGGGTGCCACTTGGCTGCGATAGTCCGCTCCGGGACTCACAACGGGTGGCGACGCAAAGGGGCTGACACCGTAGGGACGGTAGTGACGCGTGCCGTAGTAAACCGGTGGGTTGGTCGCGAAATACGGCGGGTTTGGGATGCTGGATCGATAC
This region includes:
- the argB gene encoding acetylglutamate kinase, yielding MDQAIAKADTLIEAMGWIRRFRGKTMVIKLGGSLLEDQEALHHLLLDVIFMETVGLRPVVVHGGGKAITAAMAKAGIQAQFIRGRRVTDEESLKVVEQVLAGELNVELTEMMEHLGGRAVNLSPRTTCVLKGKKLIDPEGDDLGYVGEVTEVDRDVIESLAYTDQVAVIPSLCEDEQGQMYNVNADTAAMAVAQSLGADKLVFLSDVNGVRRDPEDPSTIIPALSADEARQLITDGVIKSGMIPKVEACLETLGRGVQKVHIIDGRLRHSLLLEIFTTDGVGTEIHQ
- a CDS encoding aminotransferase class III-fold pyridoxal phosphate-dependent enzyme: MKATGSDDCPLGEGWINAIAGRLSPTGGNSCRDALHQFADQPEWRGDVALRTKIAEQLRTLTQHDASTIADCISASTKDQALEHALATGRRHHQSLQASDTNSGDVALPPKCLCLVGSDHGRSIVARMASGKSSLRGSEWPLLPGFVHASTDRFVDRIDSSTAVALVSPWDFNGVGQPLTAEWWAQCRQRCDETGTCLIIDHGNLPAVGNGHLFAHEMVAGISADAVILSAGLTFDLPGGLLVLGQSLASHAQGLVPSNDLVGHLISSTLATLIQTDALTTDTDAFAIALAERIATRGCVRDLHVSGHTVVLELDVDTQAWLEKANAKKLHASICSEHSVLFQPPLLMTNEEHTNLIDRIDAVLAGLEQNQQPPPSSDQVIPEEDAGPEAMPSDSLAGAVATGALADSALTDPVITDETREAALPNETKADSDNANEAFEEDESEEMVEEDPVEEDEEDEDEFDEEYDEEEQVEEEEVDQEEDDEPTEQDETELESNELDEFESNEETEKH
- the argF gene encoding ornithine carbamoyltransferase, whose amino-acid sequence is MRHLLTLFDLTPQELRQILATAQTLKAKLKQGERPAILERYTLALLFEKPSLRTRVSFETGMNHLGGSSLFLGDDVGWGKRESPSDFTRVLGQFVDAVACRAKSHERVEQLAKYNAVPVINSLTDLCHPCQAIADVLTLQESFGDVKDRHMVFVGDGNNVSRSLALACAMLDIQFTLARPDGYELDQPWLDRITAKYPHAKLNQITDPIAAVQNADAIYTDVWTSMGQEAESIERRAAFKEFQVNEALLEAAPKTARVLHCLPAVRGEEITDAVMDGPQSDVIEQAGNRMHAQKALMIQLLRPEWIAENIRV